In Uranotaenia lowii strain MFRU-FL chromosome 2, ASM2978415v1, whole genome shotgun sequence, one genomic interval encodes:
- the LOC129741499 gene encoding uncharacterized protein LOC129741499: MPKSTAAEKAPPSLKVLRVKLKEIQTSFSDIWMFVDGYREDSTQGQIEVRLGKIDELWENFCDTLVQIKAHDDFKETDDLFDKERQDLSNQYYFCKAFLVDRAREFAVPDSINHSVRLNESSGHSGMDHVRLPQIKLQTFNGDIEDWLGFRDLFTSLIHCKPDLCEVEKFHYLKGCLEGEPKTLIDSLQITQANYTIAWNILLKRYNNSKQLKKRQIQALFSLPHLVKESIADLHALLEGFEKNVQILDQVVQPENYKELLLVHLLSTRLDSVTRRGWEELSASKETDTLGDLTEFIRRRIAVLEALPSKALELKGGYQQTAGQKQKPYVRVSHNASQQQQQQQYPQQQYQQQQYQQQQNQQQQKPGACIVCKREQHGVHQCPRFKRSTVSERVNLLRTHGLCRNCLRTGHQARNCPSKFSCKQCSGRHHSLVCFRSENNSNGQVSANASRNDSLSDDQEAESSTRVANMAAPIGSSVNSVSQFRSRVLLATAVVIIEDDMGNQLPARALLDSGSESNFMTQRLSQRITVSRNKVDVSILGIGQVATKVKQKVSAVVKSRTSEYSRELSFLVLHKVTATLPTADVNTGGWNIPKGISLADPAFFQSNSVDLVLGIECFFEFFETGRRISLGANLPALNESVFGWIVCGGVSQPDSSLRVSCNVSANETLDMLVSRFWESEEIGSKRNFSPEESLCEEIFEQTVQRSSSGRYSVALPTKRVAVSRLGGSRDIAYRRLLGTERRFARDTELKRQYMEFMEEYHQLGHMRKVPAEDIGNFRRCFLPHHPVIKEASTTTKVRVVFDASCKTSSGVSLNDVLMTGPVVQDDLRSIIMRCRTKAIMLVADVEKMFRQIEIQPEDRPLQCVLWRNNPNEEVGVYELNTVTYGTKPAPFLATRTLQQLTSDEAARFPLAAQAMADDTYMDDVITGVSNLEEAIELRKQLEQITESGGFRLRKFACNRSEVLQGIPEDNLAIPGFVDLDPDPSVKTLGLTWMPGSDTFMFQFNLPQIEDFNFTKRNVLSVIAMLFDPLGLIGATITMAKIYMQQLWTLQNFDGNRLDWDEQLPSTVGVRWRKFHEELSWLNTIRIDRCVILPNPIELELHCFSDASEKAFGGCIYLRRRDLHGLVWTRLVSSKSKVAPLKCQSIARLELSGALLIAEQYEKVKDSLKISAKAFFWTDSTCVLRWLQAIPTVWTTYVANRVSKIQTITQGCKWSHVPGIENPADLISRGVSPANIVENQFWWRGPAWLQESPESWPQAPAFCIQNEGDEELRRTTVVAVASETEEFVNTYISKFSSYIDLIRKTAYWRRLKTFLWCRLRNPAAEPNKGFLSVSELKHAELDLISQIQKVVFAGEWKVLAEGKSVSRSSPMRWYNPFLSSEGVIRLGGRLRNSDEPHDAKYPVALPARNPFSTLLIRYHHEKLLHAGPQLLLSVLRQRYWIFGGRETVRNVVHRCLRCYRAKPSPVQQFMGDLPASRVTIAPALRRSGVDYFGPVYVRPVPRRPAVKAYVCIFVCLCTKAVHLELVSDLTTDRFIQALRRFVARRGKCAEILSDNGTNFVGARNKMRELLQLLRDRSHRDQVAKECVNSGIQWSFSPPSAPHFGGLWEAVVRSAKNHLLRVLGEEPVSPEDFNTLLVQVEACLNSRPLTPCSDDPNDLEPLTPAHFLIGSSLQEVPDENVLDVPFNRLSKCQQVQKRFQQFWKRWRREYLCQLQARTKRWKSPVDINEGMLVVLKDENLPPLRWKMARVQKTYPGSDGVVRVVKLKTAQGCIDRPVEKLCILPIKPIES, translated from the coding sequence ATGCCGAAGTCAACTGCAGCTGAGAAGGCCCCGCCGTCGCTGAAGGTTTTACGGGTgaaattgaaggaaattcaaacCAGCTTTTCCGACATTTGGATGTTTGTCGACGGGTACAGGGAGGATTCAACTCAGGGTCAAATTGAGGTTCGATTGGGTAAAATTGATGAGCTGTGGGAAAACTTTTGCGATACTTTAGTTCAGATTAAGGCGCACGATGACTTTAAGGAGACCGATGATTTGTTCGACAAGGAACGGCAGGACTTAAGTAACCAGTATTACTTCTGCAAGGCATTTTTGGTTGATCGGGCAAGAGAATTTGCGGTGCCGGATTCGATCAATCACTCTGTTCGATTGAACGAGTCGTCAGGCCATAGTGGGATGGATCACGTGCGGTTGCCTCAGATAAAATTGCAAACTTTTAATGGGGACATCGAAGATTGGCTTGGATTTCGAGATCTGTTTACCTCGTTAATCCATTGCAAGCCAGATCTTTGTGAAGTAGAGAAATTCCACTACTTAAAGGGGTGTCTTGAAGGGGAGCCAAAAACACTGATAGACTCGCTTCAAATAACCCAGGCAAATTACACGATAGCATGGAATATTCTTTTAAAACGCTACAACAACAGCAAGCAGCTTAAGAAACGTCAGATACAAGCATTGTTTTCCCTTCCCCATCTTGTCAAGGAGTCAATAGCTGATCTGCACGCTTTACTGGAAGGTTTCGAAAAGAATGTTCAAATCCTCGATCAGGTTGTGCAGCCCGAGAACTATAAGGAGCTTCTCTTGGTCCATCTTCTCTCAACACGGTTGGATTCTGTTACGCGTAGGGGGTGGGAGGAATTATCAGCTAGCAAGGAGACGGATACTCTCGGAGATTTGACAGAGTTTATTCGGCGGCGGATTGCGGTTCTAGAGGCGCTTCCATCCAAGGCATTGGAATTGAAGGGTGGTTATCAGCAGACAGCAGGGCAGAAGCAGAAACCGTACGTTCGGGTCAGCCACAATGCttcacagcagcagcagcagcaacagtatCCGCAGCAACAGTATCAACAGCAACAgtatcagcagcagcagaaccaacagcagcagaaaCCAGGGGCATGCATCGTCTGCAAACGGGAACAGCATGGTGTTCATCAATGCCCAAGATTCAAGCGCTCCACTGTTTCGGAAAGGGTGAATCTACTTCGAACACATGGGTTGTGCCGAAATTGCCTAAGAACGGGACATCAGGCTCGGAATTGTCCATCGAAATTCTCCTGCAAGCAGTGTAGTGGTCGTCATCATTCGCTGGTGTGCTTCCGCTCTGAAAACAACAGTAATGGCCAGGTTTCAGCAAACGCATCGAGGAATGATTCTCTCTCCGACGATCAGGAAGCAGAATCATCGACACGTGTGGCGAACATGGCAGCTCCAATTGGTTCATCGGTAAATTCAGTTTCACAATTTCGATCTCGTGTTTTACTTGCGACAGCGGTGGTCATTATTGAAGACGATATGGGTAATCAGCTTCCGGCAAGGGCTCTGTTGGATTCCGGATCTGAGAGTAATTTTATGACCCAACGGCTTAGTCAACGGATAACGGTTTCTCGAAACAAGGTGGATGTTTCGATTCTCGGCATTGGGCAAGTTGCAACGAAGGTGAAGCAGAAGGTCAGCGCTGTGGTAAAGTCTCGTACCTCTGAATATTCTCGTGAACTTAGTTTCTTGGTTTTACACAAGGTTACGGCAACTCTTCCGACAGCAGATGTCAACACTGGGGGATGGAATATTCCTAAGGGAATTTCGCTAGCTGATCCTGCTTTTTTCCAGTCCAACAGCGTGGACCTCGTCTTGGGAATTGAGTGCTTCTTCGAGTTCTTCGAAACTGGTCGAAGAATATCGCTTGGAGCAAATTTGCCAGCACTCAATGAATCAGTCTTCGGATGGATCGTATGTGGAGGTGTTTCTCAACCGGATAGCTCGCTAAGAGTCAGCTGCAACGTCTCGGCGAACGAGACACTTGATATGCTGGTGTCACGGTTTTGGGAATCCGAAGAGATTGGATCAAAGAGGAACTTTTCCCCGGAGGAGAGTCTATGTGAGGAGATTTTTGAGCAGACGGTTCAGCGGAGTTCAAGCGGGCGATACAGTGTTGCTCTGCCTACGAAAAGGGTTGCGGTGTCAAGGctcggtggctccagagacatCGCTTATCGGCGGCTCTTGGGTACAGAACGTCGATTTGCCAGGGATACAGAACTGAAGCGCCAGTACATGGAATTTATGGAGGAGTATCATCAACTTGGGCACATGCGAAAGGTTCCGGCGGAGGATATTGGCAATTTCAGAAGGTGTTTTCTGCCACATCATCCGGTAATAAAGGAGGCGAGTACGACTACCAAGGTGCGCGTAGTCTTCGATGCCTCTTGCAAGACATCTTCGGGAGTATCGCTCAACGACGTCTTGATGACCGGGCCGGTTGTACAGGATGACCTCAGGTCCATCATTATGCGGTGTCGGACGAAGGCGATTATGCTGGTGGCAGACGTGGAGAAGATGTTTCGCCAAATTGAGATTCAACCCGAAGACAGACCTCTCCAGTGTGTGTTATGGCGCAACAATCCGAACGAAGAAGTAGGTGTTTACGAGCTGAACACGGTGACCTACGGCACGAAGCCAGCACCGTTTTTGGCTACCCGTACTCTGCAACAGCTCACATCAGATGAGGCAGCTCGTTTTCCCTTGGCAGCGCAAGCGATGGCGGATGACACCTACATGGACGACGTCATTACCGGAGTGAGCAACCTCGAAGAAGCAATTGAGCTTAGGAAGCAGTTGGAGCAGATAACGGAAAGCGGAGGTTTTCGACTACGCAAGTTTGCTTGTAATCGGTCGGAGGTTCTACAGGGTATACCGGAAGACAATTTAGCGATTCCTGGATTCGTGGATTTGGATCCAGATCCTTCTGTCAAAACATTAGGACTGACTTGGATGCCTGGTTCGGATACATTCATGTTCCAGTTCAATTTGCCTCAAATCGAAGATTTTAACTTTACAAAACGCAACGTTCTCTCTGTTATTGCCATGTTATTCGATCCCCTAGGGCTGATTGGGGCCACTATTACAATGGCGAAAATCTACATGCAGCAGTTGTGGactcttcaaaattttgacggCAATAGGCTTGATTGGGACGAGCAACTACCTTCCACGGTGGGTGTGCGTTGGCGAAAATTTCACGAGGAGTTGTCCTGGCTGAACACCATTAGAATCGATCGCTGTGTTATTCTCCCCAACCCGATAGAGCTGGAACTTCATTGTTTCTCGGATGCTTCTGAGAAGGCGTTTGGCGGTTGCATCTATCTTCGCAGAAGAGATTTGCATGGTTTAGTTTGGACTAGACTAGTTTCGTCGAAATCTAAGGTTGCCCCATTAAAATGTCAATCGATAGCACGTCTCGAACTCTCTGGAGCATTATTGATTGCAGAACAATACGAAAAAGTGAAGGATTCCTTGAAAATTTCGGCTAAGGCGTTCTTCTGGACCGATTCGACGTGCGTTTTGCGTTGGTTGCAAGCGATTCCGACTGTGTGGACGACATATGTGGCAAATAGGGTGTCGAAGATTCAAACCATCACTCAGGGTTGCAAGTGGAGCCATGTACCAGGCATTGAGAACCCGGCGGACTTGATATCGAGAGGAGTTTCGCCAGCAAACATCGTGGAGAACCAGTTTTGGTGGAGAGGGCCAGCCTGGTTGCAAGAATCACCGGAAAGTTGGCCTCAAGCGCCAGCGTTTTGTATTCAAAATGAAGGAGATGAGGAACTGCGTCGTACTACTGTGGTTGCTGTTGCCTCTGAAACGGAGGAGTTCGTTAATACTTacatttctaaattttcgtCTTATATTGACCTTATTCGAAAAACTGCTTACTGGCGACGCCTGAAAACTTTTCTTTGGTGCAGATTGAGAAACCCAGCAGCAGAACCAAATAAAGGTTTTCTCTCTGTGTCGGAATTGAAGCATGCTGAGCTCGATCTAATTTCTCAGATTCAGAAGGTAGTGTTTGCGGGTGAATGGAAGGTATTGGCAGAAGGAAAATCGGTGTCTAGGAGTTCGCCGATGCGTTGGTATAACCCTTTCTTGTCCTCTGAAGGAGTAATTCGACTTGGTGGTAGACTGAGGAATTCTGATGAGCCCCATGATGCAAAGTATCCTGTTGCCCTGCCCGCTAGGAACCCTTTTTCGACGTTGCTCATTAGGTATCACCACGAGAAGCTGCTACACGCAGGCCCACAGCTTTTGTTAAGTGTCTTGAGACAGCGTTACTGGATTTTTGGAGGAAGAGAAACCGTAAGGAATGTAGTTCATCGTTGTTTGAGATGTTATAGAGCCAAGCCATCTCCAGTCCAGCAGTTCATGGGCGATTTACCTGCTTCCAGGGTGACCATCGCCCCAGCCTTACGACGAAGCGGTGTGGATTATTTCGGCCCCGTTTATGTCAGACCCGTTCCCCGTCGCCCGGCAGTCAAGGCCTACGTTTGTATTTTTGTCTGTCTGTGCACAAAGGCTGTTCATCTGGAACTGGTTTCAGATTTGACCACTGACCGCTTCATCCAAGCGTTGCGTAGGTTCGTAGCTCGCAGAGGAAAATGTGCGGAAATCCTATCTGATAACGGTACGAATTTCGTTGGTGCCCGTAACAAAATGAGAGAACTTTTACAGCTTCTAAGGGATCGTTCTCATCGTGACCAAGTAGCAAAGGAGTGCGTTAATTCCGGAATACAGTGGAGCTTCAGTCCGCCAAGCGCCCCGCATTTCGGTGGTCTCTGGGAAGCGGTGGTGCGTTCAGCCAAGAATCATCTGCTTAGAGTGCTGGGAGAAGAACCGGTTTCGCCAGAGGATTTCAACACGCTATTAGTCCAGGTAGAAGCGTGTCTAAACTCCCGACCGTTGACACCCTGTTCAGACGACCCTAATGACTTGGAGCCCCTAACACCTGCTCATTTTCTCATCGGTAGCTCCTTGCAAGAAGTGCCAGATGAAAATGTCCTAGATGTACCCTTTAATCGACTGAGTAAATGTCAGCAGGTTCAAAAgcgatttcaacaattttggaagcgatggCGGCGGGAGTATTTGTGCCAGCTACAAGCAAGGACCAAGCGGTGGAAATCTCCAGTTGACATCAACGAAGGCATGCTTGTTGTTCTGAAGGACGAGAACCTCCCACCCCTACGTTGGAAAATGGCTCGTGTACAAAAGACTTACCCTGGCAGCGATGGAGTTGTACGAGTCGTCAAATTAAAAACTGCGCAAGGATGCATCGATCGCCCAGTAGAAAAACTTTGCATTCTTCCCATCAAACCAATCGAATCATAA